A single genomic interval of bacterium harbors:
- a CDS encoding ABC transporter permease translates to MKHLITKYREAFSIATQSLTLHKTRSFLTMLGIVFGVGAVIAMLSIGEGAKQESLEQIEVLGVRNVIIRSIPVDEEGDDEGPSSVRPLGISRKDAGAIRLVCDFAERIAVNWEADIEARTYEGSSKVVLVGTTPSYAAIFNIRLAEGGFLQQDHLDRTVNVCVIGSEIRQKLFGFRDPVGELVKLDDQWFRVIGVMEEKKAAVTGSIALPPMNSSILIPLTTAMSKFPRVEQGSSRSRRGRRWRSSEGSYIDRSTIDQIAVQVRRDTDIAVASNVLRRLLQQRHNGQVDFSITIPEQLIEQSQKTQGIFNIVMGAIAGISLLVGGIGIMNIMLASVLERTREIGVRRAIGATRGMIVTQFLAEATMLSVLGGIAGILLGWGLTGMITAYAEWRTIISLWSILLAFTVAAATGIVFGYYPAKRAADKDVIESLRYE, encoded by the coding sequence GTGAAACACCTGATCACGAAATACCGGGAAGCGTTCTCCATTGCCACACAGAGTCTTACCCTGCACAAAACCAGAAGCTTCCTCACCATGCTGGGCATTGTGTTCGGTGTCGGCGCGGTCATCGCCATGCTCTCCATCGGCGAAGGTGCAAAGCAGGAATCCCTCGAACAGATCGAAGTGCTCGGAGTACGCAACGTCATCATACGTTCGATTCCTGTAGACGAGGAAGGAGATGACGAGGGTCCCTCCTCCGTTCGTCCCCTCGGCATTTCACGCAAGGACGCAGGTGCGATCCGCCTGGTCTGCGACTTCGCGGAGCGTATAGCCGTGAACTGGGAAGCCGACATCGAGGCAAGAACCTATGAGGGAAGCAGCAAGGTGGTACTCGTCGGTACGACGCCATCCTACGCCGCGATATTCAACATCCGCCTGGCGGAAGGTGGTTTCCTCCAGCAGGATCATCTTGACCGCACGGTGAACGTCTGTGTCATCGGCAGCGAGATCAGGCAGAAGCTCTTCGGCTTCCGTGATCCCGTGGGCGAGCTGGTCAAGCTCGATGATCAATGGTTTCGCGTCATCGGCGTGATGGAAGAAAAGAAGGCCGCTGTGACGGGCAGCATCGCGCTGCCACCAATGAACAGCAGCATTCTCATCCCCCTGACCACGGCCATGTCGAAATTTCCCCGTGTAGAGCAGGGGTCTTCGCGGTCACGTCGTGGACGCAGATGGCGCAGCAGCGAAGGAAGCTATATCGATCGCAGTACGATCGATCAGATCGCTGTGCAGGTGCGCAGGGACACTGACATCGCCGTAGCCTCAAATGTGCTTCGCAGACTGCTGCAGCAGAGACATAACGGACAGGTGGATTTCTCAATAACCATTCCAGAGCAGCTCATCGAGCAGAGTCAGAAAACACAGGGCATTTTCAATATTGTCATGGGAGCCATCGCCGGGATTTCACTGCTTGTCGGCGGCATCGGCATCATGAACATCATGTTGGCCAGTGTACTCGAGCGCACACGTGAAATCGGCGTTCGTCGCGCCATTGGCGCAACACGCGGTATGATCGTCACACAATTCCTGGCCGAAGCCACCATGCTTTCCGTACTGGGTGGCATCGCCGGCATTCTTCTCGGATGGGGACTGACGGGAATGATCACTGCATACGCCGAATGGCGTACCATCATCAGTCTCTGGTCCATTCTTCTCGCTTTCACCGTCGCTGCTGCCACGGGTATCGTCTTCGGATACTATCCCGCCAAGCGTGCCGCGGACAAGGACGTCATTGAATCGCTACGCTATGAATAA
- a CDS encoding TolC family protein has protein sequence MDLETALSFAFEKSYTARNYRQQLRASEAAAEAARLALYSTVDLEFDVPQYSQTLLSQFNTSTRRYEYYPFEQLQWSGRLDINQPVIWTNSTLTLSGLVYRQDQQDRSPGGGFNRDYYTDLAVQLRQPIFVPNTQRISLRNAEIDYEEAMADFVRNTLELRYTVTQEFYTLYAAQQRMKIQEDRVRQAEESHTTAQRKFRAGLIAEVEALQFEVDLAAARNDLYAAENTLISQANQFKLLVGVPVRDSVHCLLRDTTVVDVHIDEPEAVARAKRTRVDLQRAVNNIERSELSMDQIDAQRSIRGDLFLSYGLNNNAPTYRGLYNDLRDTRRAVFTLSIPVFDWGKHARDMEAAEARLRSAELTAENLELRIEQEIIDLVRSIGSSARRAQVLQKSRLIAEIANDISTKRYEVGTIGSTELAQARSRLLQARLTALEAVIDYYLSLADLSRRTAFDYRFGKEIGIPEIPQR, from the coding sequence ATGGACCTCGAAACAGCGCTGTCATTTGCCTTCGAAAAAAGTTATACGGCACGAAACTACCGTCAGCAGCTGCGTGCTTCCGAAGCCGCCGCCGAAGCGGCACGACTCGCACTCTACAGTACTGTCGACCTGGAATTCGATGTGCCGCAATACAGTCAGACCCTGCTCTCACAGTTCAACACCTCGACACGGAGATACGAGTACTATCCATTCGAACAGCTGCAATGGAGTGGCAGACTCGACATCAACCAGCCGGTGATATGGACAAACTCCACACTGACGCTGTCGGGACTGGTGTACCGTCAGGATCAGCAGGACCGTTCTCCCGGCGGAGGATTCAATCGCGACTACTACACTGACCTCGCCGTGCAGCTCCGACAGCCGATTTTCGTGCCGAACACGCAGCGCATTTCACTTCGCAATGCGGAAATCGACTACGAAGAAGCCATGGCAGATTTCGTGCGCAACACCCTGGAGCTGCGCTATACCGTGACACAGGAGTTCTACACACTCTATGCCGCACAGCAGCGTATGAAGATTCAGGAAGACCGCGTGCGCCAGGCGGAGGAATCCCATACCACCGCACAGCGGAAGTTCCGTGCCGGACTCATTGCGGAAGTCGAAGCGCTCCAGTTCGAAGTCGACCTGGCCGCAGCGCGCAACGATCTCTACGCCGCCGAGAACACGTTGATTTCCCAGGCGAATCAGTTCAAGCTGCTCGTCGGTGTACCTGTTCGTGATTCCGTACACTGCCTGCTTCGAGACACCACCGTTGTTGATGTGCACATCGATGAACCAGAGGCTGTCGCGCGTGCGAAGCGCACACGGGTAGACCTCCAGCGCGCGGTCAATAACATTGAGCGCAGTGAACTCTCGATGGATCAGATTGATGCGCAGCGAAGCATCCGGGGAGATCTGTTTCTCAGTTACGGACTGAACAACAACGCACCGACGTACCGTGGATTATACAACGACCTCCGCGATACCCGGCGGGCGGTGTTCACACTGAGTATCCCGGTATTCGACTGGGGCAAGCACGCGCGCGACATGGAAGCCGCGGAAGCCCGTCTTCGCAGCGCCGAGCTTACGGCAGAGAACCTCGAACTGCGCATCGAGCAGGAGATCATCGACCTGGTCCGCAGCATTGGCTCTTCCGCACGTCGCGCCCAGGTACTACAGAAATCCCGTCTCATTGCCGAGATCGCAAACGACATCAGCACCAAACGCTACGAAGTCGGAACCATAGGCTCGACCGAACTGGCGCAGGCACGCAGCAGACTGCTGCAGGCACGGCTGACGGCGCTCGAGGCCGTCATCGACTATTACCTTTCGCTCGCAGACCTCAGTCGCCGAACAGCTTTCGATTACCGTTTCGGAAAGGAGATCGGCATCCCTGAAATACCGCAGCGCTGA
- a CDS encoding DUF4115 domain-containing protein: MKDFGAHLKHAREDAGLTLQDIHESTRISIKNLRLIESGDFPSIPQTYVRAFVREYALAVGLDADDTLAYYNEAAEAEKGIPRPPENIDSSNLRIEVDDTIEYIEPLDRPPSHVEVEGKAEVEEDDYVPPVRKSRYVDENAGEAIDIRTSGERAEALSPPARKENRKQDDTPSSPESREDSEDVFSEGPHRKEHAPSSTPPADREKERSSDAPAESTREESADRKTAEQKPAAQEPVEQKPAEQKKTGTTPVEEKTSAEETPAQKTAAEAPTAKHNRPERSEKSKRKPTPVASGASAASSKTAASAKPATSGADSGEKKSSTGSPAPPPSDAQNEKRIIGVGMVIIAMLAIAVYGIFYFSADDETETALADSTAIKASIEAGRFIDSSQYALTELDMNAEDTVSTEPLEPPEPVESKPRVFEKADSLVLEAFTSAPVWFSVKMDTLRTERGSLSSKEHRVWKARDYFVITLGDAGAVTFFLNGKEIGTLGEEGAVVKNVTLSRRQLEGK; this comes from the coding sequence ATGAAGGATTTTGGAGCCCATCTCAAACATGCGCGTGAAGACGCGGGACTGACGCTGCAGGACATACACGAAAGCACGCGCATCAGTATCAAGAATCTCCGCCTCATCGAATCCGGGGACTTCCCTTCCATTCCGCAGACGTATGTTCGCGCGTTTGTCCGCGAGTACGCGCTCGCGGTCGGGCTCGATGCGGACGACACGCTCGCGTATTACAACGAGGCAGCGGAAGCTGAAAAGGGTATCCCGCGTCCCCCGGAAAACATTGACAGTTCCAATCTCCGCATCGAGGTGGATGACACCATCGAATACATCGAACCTCTTGATCGTCCCCCATCCCATGTCGAGGTCGAAGGAAAAGCCGAGGTCGAAGAGGACGACTACGTTCCACCCGTACGCAAATCCCGCTACGTCGATGAAAACGCCGGGGAAGCCATCGATATCCGGACTTCGGGAGAACGCGCAGAAGCGCTCTCACCGCCCGCGCGGAAAGAAAATCGAAAGCAGGACGACACGCCCTCGTCTCCCGAATCCAGGGAAGATTCCGAGGACGTCTTCAGTGAAGGTCCTCACCGCAAGGAGCACGCCCCTTCCTCCACGCCTCCGGCAGACAGGGAGAAAGAACGCAGCAGCGATGCGCCTGCTGAATCTACCAGGGAAGAATCCGCAGATCGCAAAACGGCGGAGCAGAAACCTGCCGCACAGGAACCCGTCGAACAAAAACCCGCAGAGCAGAAAAAAACTGGGACAACGCCAGTGGAAGAAAAAACCTCTGCGGAGGAGACTCCTGCGCAAAAAACTGCTGCAGAAGCACCGACTGCGAAGCACAATCGGCCGGAGCGTTCAGAGAAGTCGAAACGAAAACCCACCCCTGTCGCATCCGGTGCATCAGCTGCCTCCTCGAAAACAGCTGCTTCTGCAAAGCCTGCCACGTCCGGTGCAGATTCCGGCGAAAAAAAATCTTCCACCGGATCCCCCGCTCCTCCTCCTTCAGACGCGCAGAATGAAAAACGTATCATCGGCGTGGGTATGGTCATCATCGCCATGCTGGCTATCGCTGTGTACGGCATCTTTTATTTCAGTGCCGATGATGAAACGGAAACGGCCCTGGCGGATTCCACCGCTATAAAGGCCAGCATTGAGGCGGGACGCTTCATCGATTCGTCACAGTACGCGTTGACGGAACTCGACATGAATGCGGAAGATACAGTGAGTACCGAACCGCTTGAGCCCCCCGAGCCGGTCGAGAGCAAGCCGCGCGTCTTCGAGAAAGCTGACAGCCTGGTTCTCGAAGCATTCACCAGCGCGCCGGTATGGTTCTCCGTCAAAATGGACACCCTGCGCACCGAGCGCGGGTCACTGTCATCCAAGGAGCACCGCGTATGGAAAGCGCGCGATTATTTCGTGATCACGCTTGGTGACGCGGGTGCGGTGACGTTCTTCCTGAACGGGAAAGAGATTGGGACTCTCGGGGAAGAAGGCGCCGTCGTTAAAAATGTTACGCTCTCGCGCAGACAGCTTGAAGGGAAATGA
- the ligA gene encoding NAD-dependent DNA ligase LigA codes for MSTPADIRKRHARLSDAIRQHDYRYYVLADPDISDQEYDVMFRELQDIEAAHPDLRTPHSPTQRVGGTVTKEFPTVTHDVPMLSLANTYDEEEVREFHHRVTQLLGVDALQYHVELKLDGVALAVRYEDGAFARAATRGDGTQGDDISANAKTIRSLPLRLRSDVDTPTQLEVRGEVVMHKDDFEALNRHREESGDKLFANPRNSTAGTLKLQDSSVVASRNLRAYMYSLIGDIPQVRTQGEAMEYMRRCGFSVNPHTKLCDSVDDILEFWRHWQEHRDELPYEIDGVVVKVNALRQQEELGSVARSPRWAIAFKFAARQAETVLEAIEVQVGRMGTITPVAHLTPVPLSGSTISRATLHNEDFIRDLDLHIGDTVVIEKGGDVIPKVTDVRRDQRPVDAQPYAFPKHCPVCASELQRPEGEAAWFCENLLCPAQIRGRIEHFASRGAMDIEGLGESVVDVLVDSGLITTYADLYRLHEQREALEQLERFGQKSVDNLLTGIEESKQKPLERVIHALGIRFVGQSVARLLAQHFRSLDALERADTEELVAVDGIGPRIADTVQHFFREEATRSLVRQLIDAGVTHEMADDAREEHPFFSGKTFVLTGTLTSMTRDDARGLIERYGGKVTGSVSKKTDAVLAGASAGSKLEKAEKLGIAIIDEDRFLAELPES; via the coding sequence ATGAGCACACCTGCCGACATACGTAAGCGCCATGCCCGGCTGAGTGATGCGATCCGCCAACACGACTACCGCTATTATGTGCTCGCTGATCCTGACATCAGCGACCAGGAGTACGACGTCATGTTCCGTGAGCTGCAGGACATCGAAGCGGCACACCCGGATCTGCGCACCCCTCACTCCCCCACACAGCGCGTCGGTGGCACCGTCACAAAAGAATTTCCGACGGTCACTCATGATGTGCCCATGCTCAGTCTCGCCAATACCTATGATGAGGAAGAGGTACGGGAATTTCACCACCGTGTGACGCAGCTGCTCGGCGTTGATGCGCTGCAGTATCACGTGGAACTCAAGCTCGACGGCGTCGCACTCGCCGTCCGTTATGAAGACGGTGCATTCGCGCGCGCCGCCACGAGAGGGGACGGCACGCAGGGTGACGACATCAGCGCGAATGCGAAAACGATTCGTTCCCTTCCCCTGCGGTTGCGCAGCGACGTTGACACTCCCACGCAGTTGGAAGTTCGCGGCGAGGTGGTCATGCACAAAGATGATTTCGAAGCGCTCAACCGGCATCGCGAGGAGAGCGGAGACAAACTGTTTGCGAACCCGAGAAACTCGACCGCCGGCACACTCAAACTGCAGGATTCAAGCGTCGTCGCCAGCCGCAATCTGCGCGCATACATGTACAGCTTGATCGGTGACATTCCGCAGGTGCGTACGCAGGGCGAGGCGATGGAGTACATGCGCCGCTGCGGCTTTTCCGTAAATCCGCATACGAAGCTGTGCGATTCGGTGGATGATATACTCGAATTCTGGCGTCACTGGCAGGAGCATCGCGACGAGCTGCCCTATGAAATCGACGGTGTCGTAGTCAAGGTCAATGCACTTCGTCAGCAGGAAGAGCTGGGAAGCGTGGCGAGGAGTCCCCGCTGGGCGATCGCATTCAAATTCGCCGCGCGCCAGGCAGAGACCGTGCTGGAAGCGATCGAAGTGCAGGTGGGTCGCATGGGAACGATCACACCGGTCGCGCATCTGACGCCGGTTCCACTCTCCGGATCCACGATCAGCAGAGCGACGCTGCACAATGAGGATTTCATACGCGATCTGGATCTGCATATTGGCGACACAGTCGTCATAGAAAAAGGCGGAGACGTCATTCCCAAAGTCACCGATGTGCGCCGCGACCAGCGTCCCGTTGACGCTCAGCCCTACGCGTTCCCGAAACACTGCCCCGTCTGCGCGAGCGAACTGCAGCGTCCCGAAGGTGAAGCCGCCTGGTTCTGCGAAAACCTCCTGTGTCCCGCGCAGATCCGCGGACGCATCGAACATTTCGCTTCCCGCGGTGCGATGGACATTGAAGGACTCGGTGAATCCGTCGTGGATGTACTCGTGGACAGCGGTTTGATTACCACGTATGCGGACCTCTACCGGCTTCACGAACAGCGGGAGGCGCTCGAACAGCTCGAGCGCTTCGGTCAGAAAAGCGTCGACAACCTGCTCACGGGTATTGAAGAAAGTAAACAGAAACCGCTGGAACGCGTTATCCACGCACTGGGCATCCGCTTTGTCGGACAGTCCGTCGCCCGCCTGCTGGCGCAGCATTTCCGCTCTCTCGATGCGCTGGAGCGTGCAGACACGGAAGAGCTCGTTGCGGTGGACGGGATTGGTCCGCGCATCGCCGATACCGTGCAGCATTTTTTCCGTGAGGAAGCCACACGCAGCCTTGTGCGTCAGCTGATCGATGCGGGCGTGACACATGAGATGGCGGATGATGCGCGTGAAGAACACCCATTCTTCTCAGGTAAGACATTCGTGCTGACCGGAACGCTCACGAGCATGACGCGCGACGACGCCCGTGGTCTCATCGAACGCTACGGAGGCAAGGTCACCGGCAGCGTCAGCAAGAAAACCGACGCCGTGCTTGCGGGCGCATCCGCCGGTTCCAAACTTGAGAAAGCCGAAAAACTCGGTATCGCCATAATTGACGAGGACCGCTTCCTCGCAGAACTCCCAGAATCATAA
- a CDS encoding STAS domain-containing protein, protein MTFTVDKENGLAIFHLHEERLDSNNAAEAKSEFLILTQSSIDVLILDLSEVTFCDSSGLSAILLADRQLREREAGLIVVDMHGKVRSLFEITKLTDVIPLVGSIDEARALIVED, encoded by the coding sequence ATGACATTTACCGTTGACAAGGAAAACGGCCTGGCCATTTTCCACCTGCACGAAGAGCGACTCGACTCAAATAACGCGGCCGAGGCGAAGAGCGAGTTTCTCATTCTTACCCAATCGAGCATCGACGTCCTCATCCTCGATCTCTCGGAAGTCACCTTCTGCGACAGCAGCGGACTCAGTGCCATTCTGCTTGCCGACCGGCAGCTGCGTGAGCGTGAGGCAGGACTGATTGTCGTCGACATGCACGGCAAAGTCCGGTCGCTCTTCGAGATCACCAAGCTCACTGACGTCATTCCGCTGGTAGGATCCATTGATGAGGCACGCGCCCTCATCGTCGAAGATTGA
- a CDS encoding sodium:solute symporter, producing MTFGIVDGIIVLLYLTGIALFGVLMGGKQTSVRDYFISDRAMPWWAVCGTIVATETSALTFLSLPGLAYGGSMLFLQLAIGYILGRIAVAVFLIPRYFEGEIGTAYTVLERYFSPALRRSASGIFMGTRLFADGVRLYTTAIPLALLMEGFQLFPASSSFEVYLVAMAALTVLTLLYVYFGGIRAVIWTDVVQWFIYIFGAVVSLVLLFSLLPDSPLETLRVLANEGKLQIFKLWPDDGLAGFLTEPYTLLGGVLGGAVLSMASHGTDQLIVQRVLTAGAVRPARRAMVLSGFVIFVQFALFLLVGALLSRYLPAGDFTANEVFAVFILRELPAGVTGLIVAGILAAAMSTLSSSISALSSATMLDFILPRRMDHVDDARALRWSRRLAFFWAIVLYFTAMLFIRTPDVVVELALSIASYTYGGLLGLFILTLLPGRVPSRTAGIAFFAGIAGNALIILLTPLAWTWYTLTGSLITILIAQLHGRAGHASTENAAGEEQP from the coding sequence ATGACCTTTGGTATCGTTGACGGGATCATCGTTCTCCTCTATCTCACGGGCATCGCCCTCTTCGGCGTACTCATGGGCGGGAAACAGACATCCGTTCGCGACTATTTCATCAGTGACCGTGCCATGCCATGGTGGGCTGTCTGCGGTACCATCGTTGCGACCGAGACCAGTGCGCTCACCTTTCTTTCCCTTCCCGGCTTGGCCTATGGCGGATCCATGCTTTTTCTGCAACTCGCCATCGGCTATATCCTCGGCCGCATCGCCGTAGCCGTATTTCTTATTCCCCGCTATTTCGAAGGTGAAATCGGGACCGCGTACACCGTACTCGAGCGGTATTTCTCTCCTGCACTTCGCCGTTCCGCTTCCGGAATTTTCATGGGCACGCGTCTTTTCGCAGACGGTGTGCGGCTGTACACCACAGCGATTCCCCTGGCATTGCTGATGGAGGGATTTCAGCTGTTTCCCGCAAGCAGCAGTTTCGAAGTCTATCTCGTGGCCATGGCGGCGCTCACCGTCCTCACCCTGCTCTACGTGTATTTCGGTGGAATTCGCGCCGTGATATGGACGGATGTTGTGCAGTGGTTCATTTACATTTTTGGCGCCGTGGTTTCACTTGTTCTGCTCTTCTCGCTTCTTCCGGACTCTCCACTGGAAACCCTGCGCGTGCTCGCGAATGAAGGCAAGCTGCAGATATTCAAGCTGTGGCCGGATGATGGACTGGCCGGTTTCCTCACCGAACCGTACACACTGCTCGGCGGCGTTCTCGGCGGTGCGGTACTTTCCATGGCATCACACGGCACCGATCAGCTCATCGTGCAGCGCGTGCTTACCGCCGGCGCCGTGCGTCCCGCACGCCGTGCGATGGTACTCAGCGGCTTTGTCATCTTCGTGCAGTTCGCACTCTTCCTTCTCGTCGGCGCGCTGCTTTCCCGCTATCTCCCTGCCGGCGACTTCACCGCGAACGAAGTGTTCGCCGTGTTCATCCTGCGGGAACTGCCTGCCGGGGTGACGGGACTCATCGTTGCCGGTATCCTCGCGGCGGCGATGTCCACACTCAGCAGTTCCATCAGCGCGCTCAGCTCCGCCACGATGCTCGATTTCATCCTTCCGCGCCGGATGGATCACGTCGATGACGCACGCGCACTCCGGTGGTCACGCAGACTCGCGTTCTTCTGGGCCATCGTGCTTTATTTCACCGCTATGCTCTTCATTCGCACCCCGGATGTCGTCGTCGAGCTGGCGCTGAGTATCGCGTCCTACACCTACGGTGGCTTGCTCGGACTGTTCATCCTCACGCTGCTGCCTGGCAGGGTTCCATCCCGAACCGCAGGCATCGCGTTTTTCGCCGGCATCGCAGGCAATGCACTGATCATCCTGCTGACACCGCTGGCATGGACCTGGTATACGCTCACCGGATCCCTCATCACCATACTGATCGCACAATTGCACGGCCGTGCCGGTCATGCAAGCACCGAAAATGCAGCAGGTGAGGAACAGCCTTGA
- a CDS encoding Na+:solute symporter: MSTIDWIILLAYFLLSLGIGVVFSRRAGRSTADFFLGGRSLPWWLAGLSMVATTFGADTPLAVTELVASNGIAGNWLWWNMAIGGMVTVFFYAHLWRRAGVMTDLELIEIRYDGRAAGFLRGFRAVYLGLFMNAIIMGWVNVAMATILEGMFGIPASEVFWYIAAAMLFSALYSTLSGLWGVAVTDAVQFVIAMVGCIILAILVIDSPEIGGLSALHAALPEGTFNLLPVIGSARDGAVGVFALSGGAFLAYVGVQWWASWYPGAEPGGGGYVAQRMLSTKNEKHSVFAVLFFQIAFFCLRPWPWILVALGALLLYPDLGAADAKLGYIYAMNDFLPSGLKGVLVAAFFAAYMSTISTHLNWGSSYLVHDFWRRFVSPNRDEKHYVLISRITTVLLMLLSLVLTLFIDSIAGAWQFILECGAGLGLVLLLRWYWWRVNAWSEITATIAPGIAYASIALYNAGSADPVIVFPESMFLIVGFTTASWLLVTFLTAPTKMETLTAFYHRVRPSGFWRPLAETHPDVKPDGGILSRLFGWLLGVILIYSVLFLVAAMLFGSTSEMLLWFACAGAALLLLWYILARLMRDTAHDSPV; encoded by the coding sequence TTGAGTACCATAGACTGGATCATTCTCCTCGCGTATTTCCTTCTCAGTCTCGGGATCGGGGTCGTCTTCTCACGGAGGGCTGGACGTAGTACGGCCGACTTTTTTCTCGGTGGACGCAGTCTGCCCTGGTGGCTGGCAGGGCTTTCCATGGTCGCAACGACATTCGGTGCGGACACCCCTCTGGCTGTCACCGAACTCGTCGCATCGAATGGGATTGCCGGGAACTGGTTATGGTGGAACATGGCTATCGGCGGCATGGTCACGGTGTTTTTCTATGCCCATCTCTGGCGGCGCGCCGGCGTGATGACGGACCTCGAGCTGATTGAAATACGGTATGACGGACGCGCGGCCGGTTTTCTCCGCGGATTTCGCGCGGTCTATCTCGGCCTGTTCATGAACGCAATTATCATGGGATGGGTAAATGTGGCAATGGCCACCATCCTCGAGGGCATGTTTGGCATTCCTGCATCCGAGGTGTTCTGGTATATCGCGGCTGCCATGCTGTTTTCCGCGCTGTACTCGACACTGTCCGGACTCTGGGGCGTTGCCGTCACCGACGCCGTGCAATTCGTCATTGCCATGGTCGGCTGCATCATCCTCGCCATCCTGGTGATCGACTCTCCTGAGATCGGCGGACTCTCTGCACTGCATGCCGCACTTCCTGAAGGCACATTCAACCTTCTGCCTGTTATCGGCAGCGCGCGTGATGGAGCTGTCGGCGTGTTTGCACTGTCCGGCGGCGCATTTCTCGCGTATGTCGGCGTGCAGTGGTGGGCATCCTGGTATCCCGGTGCGGAACCCGGCGGAGGTGGGTATGTGGCACAGCGCATGCTCAGCACAAAGAACGAAAAGCACTCGGTGTTCGCGGTCTTGTTTTTCCAGATCGCCTTTTTCTGCCTGCGTCCCTGGCCCTGGATTCTCGTTGCACTTGGCGCCCTGCTGCTGTATCCCGATCTCGGTGCGGCTGATGCAAAGCTCGGGTACATCTATGCCATGAACGATTTCCTGCCATCAGGACTCAAGGGCGTGCTGGTGGCCGCCTTTTTTGCCGCGTACATGTCGACCATCTCGACGCATCTCAACTGGGGCAGTTCCTATCTCGTGCACGATTTCTGGCGACGTTTCGTTTCACCGAACCGTGACGAAAAACATTATGTGCTGATTTCGCGCATCACGACGGTGCTTCTGATGCTTCTCTCGCTCGTGCTCACGCTGTTCATCGACAGTATTGCAGGTGCCTGGCAGTTCATCCTCGAATGTGGTGCCGGACTCGGGCTGGTCCTGCTCCTCCGATGGTACTGGTGGCGTGTCAACGCGTGGAGTGAAATCACCGCCACCATCGCTCCCGGCATCGCGTACGCATCCATCGCACTGTACAACGCCGGCAGCGCTGATCCCGTGATCGTATTTCCCGAAAGCATGTTCCTCATCGTCGGATTCACGACAGCGAGCTGGCTGCTGGTGACATTTTTAACCGCACCGACGAAGATGGAAACGCTCACGGCATTTTACCACCGCGTCAGGCCATCCGGGTTCTGGCGTCCCCTGGCGGAGACGCATCCAGACGTGAAGCCGGATGGCGGGATCCTTTCACGCCTGTTCGGTTGGCTTCTTGGGGTTATACTCATCTATTCCGTACTTTTCCTTGTCGCCGCAATGCTCTTCGGATCGACATCTGAAATGCTGCTCTGGTTCGCCTGCGCCGGAGCCGCCCTGCTTCTTCTCTGGTACATACTGGCGCGCCTGATGCGCGATACCGCCCATGATTCGCCTGTTTGA
- a CDS encoding Cof-type HAD-IIB family hydrolase, whose protein sequence is MIRLFEKPVHRRRRLPRVRCVFCDLDGTLLSPGNEILDEVRDAVASLKQSGVSVVLASGRTHGFTLGYGKELELQTPVISLNGTLVKDAAGTLLHSSPLPPNIVEVLEETHRSILGGAVSFSLFTDEGIVSLDERPILPRYLRAGEDESLRVDSLQPFASRAVTLCAGGSYQAVQKLSVQLAKKFGKRLMRVLYQSGSGTDRYYLEVRLRNVSKATGVRVVLERLGIPRNASAAIGDYTNDLEMCKFVGVSAAMRNGSKELRAACDIITTRGNEEGGAADFFRMIGRRTYG, encoded by the coding sequence ATGATTCGCCTGTTTGAAAAGCCCGTCCACCGCCGCCGCCGTCTGCCCCGCGTTCGCTGCGTGTTCTGTGATCTCGACGGCACGCTGCTCAGTCCGGGGAATGAAATCCTCGACGAGGTGCGAGACGCCGTCGCGTCGTTGAAGCAGAGCGGGGTTTCCGTGGTGCTCGCATCAGGTCGAACCCATGGTTTTACTCTTGGATACGGGAAGGAGCTCGAATTGCAGACTCCGGTCATTTCACTGAACGGAACACTGGTCAAGGACGCAGCCGGGACCTTGCTGCACAGCTCTCCCCTTCCTCCGAATATCGTCGAAGTTCTCGAGGAAACGCATCGCTCCATACTCGGCGGCGCGGTTTCCTTTTCGCTTTTCACCGACGAAGGCATTGTCAGTCTCGACGAACGTCCCATACTTCCCCGCTACCTGCGTGCCGGGGAAGACGAGAGTCTCCGTGTGGATTCCCTGCAGCCGTTTGCCAGTCGCGCGGTCACACTCTGTGCGGGCGGGTCCTATCAGGCGGTGCAGAAACTGTCCGTGCAGCTGGCGAAGAAATTCGGCAAGCGGCTCATGCGCGTGCTCTACCAGAGCGGATCGGGAACGGACAGGTATTATCTCGAAGTGCGTCTGCGGAACGTGAGCAAGGCAACCGGTGTGCGTGTCGTCCTTGAGCGGCTTGGAATACCGCGCAACGCTTCCGCAGCCATAGGTGACTATACAAACGATCTGGAAATGTGTAAATTCGTGGGTGTGTCGGCCGCCATGCGCAACGGCAGCAAGGAATTGCGTGCTGCCTGCGATATCATCACCACCCGGGGGAATGAAGAAGGAGGCGCCGCGGATTTCTTCCGGATGATCGGCCGTCGAACGTACGGATGA